Proteins from one Cellulosilyticum lentocellum DSM 5427 genomic window:
- a CDS encoding transposase has protein sequence MSLIGNEPRLIIDFELYKGSEDSSKKDEGELTVAKRLLSRVTKEHKCTIDVVVYDALACNSSWINHCISNKVIPVIHVRDSNIISIKEAKTKINKSNIKEIWQDGKRDCEVTAYEESFYMDEVTDPLRFVKFRKKTKTNKYSQVLLVTSDFNIPLQTLYKMMHMRWDIENSLFNKLKTYSALEHCFIHHPNAIEALLYLMSIATNLTQLFIFRRLSGSEVKLLTQKEIVRLLEKDLYRLKYNRKYIFDTT, from the coding sequence ATGTCATTAATAGGCAATGAGCCTAGATTGATCATAGACTTTGAACTCTATAAAGGTTCAGAAGATAGCAGTAAAAAGGATGAAGGAGAGCTAACGGTAGCAAAAAGACTATTGAGCAGAGTAACGAAAGAGCATAAATGTACGATAGATGTAGTCGTTTATGATGCTTTGGCTTGTAATAGCAGTTGGATTAATCATTGTATATCTAATAAGGTAATACCAGTTATTCATGTAAGGGATAGTAATATTATAAGTATCAAGGAAGCTAAGACTAAAATTAACAAAAGTAATATAAAAGAGATTTGGCAAGATGGGAAAAGAGATTGTGAAGTAACAGCATATGAAGAATCGTTTTACATGGATGAAGTAACTGACCCACTTAGGTTTGTAAAGTTTAGAAAGAAAACAAAGACAAACAAATATTCACAAGTTTTACTGGTTACAAGTGATTTTAATATTCCTCTTCAAACATTATACAAGATGATGCACATGAGGTGGGATATAGAAAATAGCTTATTTAATAAACTTAAAACTTATAGTGCTCTAGAGCATTGTTTTATACATCACCCAAACGCGATAGAAGCACTTTTGTATTTAATGAGCATAGCTACTAATCTTACACAACTATTTATTTTTAGAAGGCTAAGTGGAAGTGAGGTAAAGCTATTAACACAAAAAGAAATAGTAAGGTTGCTAGAGAAAGATCTATATCGATTGAAATATAATAGGAAGTATATTTTTGATACGACATAA
- a CDS encoding tocopherol cyclase family protein, with translation MTIRIQKREGEEMFNHHDLSRNEYMLDGCFCKNGYDWWWHSFTARHEKTGEEKAFFVEYFLCNPALGGDKAVLGQLPENKVAGKKPSYLMVKVGSWGKNPKQLHRFFAWDEVKLHKKKPFSVKAKDCFASDTELTGSVGVSEVDAKEHPEYMCDAGCMTWNLKLDKKVAFNVGYGAGRLFRKIKAFEMYWHAEGMKTLYSGTVEIDGERYIVTPETSYGYADKNWGSNFTSPWVWLSSNCMRSKVTGKVLKNSVFNIGGGCPKIYFFPLNRKLLGAFWYEGNEYEYNFSKFWTLPRTQFSFQETATEVRWKVRQENRTSVMKTEVRCLKSDLLLINYEAPDGSKRHKKLWNGGTGIGNIKLYKKTRDGLMLIDDIVATHVGCEYGEYES, from the coding sequence ATGACTATTAGAATACAAAAAAGAGAAGGTGAAGAAATGTTTAATCATCATGACTTATCGAGAAATGAATATATGCTAGATGGATGCTTTTGTAAAAATGGCTATGACTGGTGGTGGCATTCTTTTACAGCAAGACATGAAAAAACAGGTGAAGAAAAAGCTTTTTTTGTAGAATATTTTTTATGTAATCCTGCATTAGGTGGTGATAAAGCTGTATTAGGTCAATTGCCAGAAAATAAAGTAGCCGGCAAGAAGCCATCTTACCTTATGGTCAAGGTAGGAAGCTGGGGGAAAAACCCTAAACAGCTACATCGCTTTTTTGCATGGGATGAGGTAAAACTTCATAAGAAGAAACCATTCTCTGTAAAGGCAAAGGACTGTTTTGCATCAGATACGGAATTAACAGGCAGTGTGGGTGTAAGCGAAGTGGATGCAAAGGAGCATCCAGAGTATATGTGTGATGCTGGTTGCATGACATGGAACTTGAAACTAGATAAGAAAGTTGCATTTAATGTGGGATATGGAGCAGGTAGATTATTTCGTAAGATTAAAGCTTTTGAAATGTATTGGCATGCAGAGGGAATGAAAACCTTGTATAGTGGAACTGTTGAAATAGACGGAGAACGTTACATTGTGACACCAGAAACATCCTATGGATATGCGGATAAGAATTGGGGAAGCAACTTCACAAGCCCGTGGGTGTGGCTTTCTTCGAACTGCATGAGGAGTAAGGTTACAGGAAAAGTGTTGAAGAATAGTGTGTTTAACATCGGTGGTGGATGTCCAAAGATATATTTCTTTCCACTGAACCGAAAATTGTTGGGAGCTTTTTGGTATGAGGGAAATGAGTATGAGTATAATTTTTCCAAGTTTTGGACATTGCCACGCACCCAATTTTCCTTTCAAGAGACAGCAACAGAAGTGAGGTGGAAAGTGCGACAAGAAAATAGAACCTCTGTTATGAAAACTGAAGTACGTTGTTTAAAGTCTGATTTATTACTTATTAACTATGAGGCTCCAGACGGTAGCAAAAGGCATAAGAAGTTGTGGAATGGTGGTACGGGAATAGGAAACATAAAACTTTATAAAAAGACGCGGGACGGCTTGATGCTCATTGATGATATTGTAGCTACACATGTAGGGTGTGAATATGGAGAATATGAGTCGTAG
- a CDS encoding SDR family NAD(P)-dependent oxidoreductase, whose amino-acid sequence MKTVVITGSSRGLGFEMAKVFRKSGLNVMLSATNQEVLEKAKKELEKIESSAKVEVCKCNVTSEEDIRNLINYSKKIFGSIDIWINNAGVNQPNKPIWELSAKEITSILDIDLKGTINASRLVMREMAKVRSGAIYNIEGYGSNDAKMLGLSIYGTSKRAVTYFTEALAKESQELKTGVIVGRLSPGIMITDFLTNAFSCNEKIELQEKTKKVYNILGDYPHVVAEFLVNRMLKNTKNNAKIQWLTNKKATWRFMTAGFNKRNFFS is encoded by the coding sequence GTGAAAACAGTAGTAATTACAGGAAGTTCTAGAGGACTTGGTTTTGAAATGGCTAAGGTTTTTAGAAAGAGTGGGCTAAATGTTATGCTTAGTGCAACCAATCAGGAAGTACTTGAAAAAGCAAAAAAAGAACTTGAGAAAATTGAAAGCTCCGCTAAAGTTGAAGTGTGTAAATGCAATGTAACAAGTGAGGAGGACATACGAAATCTAATAAACTACTCTAAAAAGATATTTGGCTCTATTGATATATGGATCAATAATGCAGGTGTAAATCAACCAAACAAGCCTATTTGGGAGCTATCTGCAAAAGAAATCACATCCATACTGGATATTGATTTAAAGGGAACGATCAATGCATCACGACTAGTAATGCGTGAAATGGCAAAAGTACGTTCTGGAGCAATCTACAATATCGAAGGATATGGAAGTAATGATGCTAAAATGCTTGGTTTATCTATTTATGGAACCAGCAAAAGAGCTGTTACTTATTTTACGGAAGCATTAGCCAAAGAATCGCAAGAACTTAAGACAGGTGTTATTGTTGGTAGATTAAGTCCTGGAATTATGATTACAGATTTTCTAACAAATGCTTTTTCTTGCAATGAAAAGATAGAATTGCAGGAAAAGACAAAGAAAGTTTATAACATCTTGGGAGATTACCCACACGTGGTAGCTGAATTTTTGGTAAATAGAATGCTCAAGAATACTAAAAATAATGCTAAAATCCAGTGGTTAACAAATAAAAAAGCTACTTGGAGATTTATGACAGCTGGTTTTAATAAAAGAAACTTTTTTTCATAA